Below is a window of Pseudomonadota bacterium DNA.
AAAGCATGGCAGCCTCGTCAATACCACGGGCTCCGCCGGACACGACCGATCTTTCCGAATCAACCAGTTTTTTTCCGAGGGTGCGGGCAAAGTCCAGATCCTCATTGTCGGCATCTCTCGATCCTACAACGCCAATGCAGCTTGAATTTAATAACCTTTTATTCCCGCATCCGAACAAAACCGGGGGAGAATGATTTTTAAGTCGCTCTTTCAAGAGTCCGGGATATTCACTATCTGAACGCACTAAAACCCAGATTCCAACCCGCTGCCATTTTTCAACAGCAAGAGCGAGGGCTGTTCCCCGATTCAACAAATATTGAATTCTTTCTATAGAACATTTTTCATTCTTCCAGCCATAGAAAAGTTCCACGGGGTCACCTGTCAATAAATCTCCTATTTGCAAGCCCTTATCGTTAAACCAACCGGAAAGGATGTTCCACTCACTGATGTTGAGCGGCTCAGGGTCTCCTTTTCCCGGTTTACTTATATGTGTTGTTAAAAGAAGAACTACCTGTGTATTGCTCGATATTTTCGTCATTCCCTTATCTCCCCGCAGTCGTCGCTAATGCTAATGGATAAACCTTTGTGCAACCAGCTTTCCTTAAAAGCGCGCCTGTCACTGTCAGGGTCCATCCTGAATCTACAATATCATCAACCAGCAACGCAGGAGCCTTTGGAACCTGATTCCGTATTTCAAAAACACCATCAAGATTACGGCATTGGTAGAAGCGGTTATTTTTCAATTTCTGCGGTTCGTTCTTTTTGATTTTTTCAATAACAGGCAAAAAGGGGATTTGCAGCTTCGATGCAACCCGGCGTGCGAAATCGGGCGCCAGTTCGGGGTGGATTAAAGACGGCACGCATGTTACCCATAAAGGAACCGGTGCAGGTCTCCATCTCTCAGAAACCATCTTTGCAACAGCATCAACGAGAATATCATCGAAATGCCCTGCATTTTTATTGGTAATTACCACATGACCCCAACCGGCATCGCCCCATCGTGCCAGGATACGCCCGGGTTCCGATGCAAGACCCTGTTTTTCAAATTTTCCATGAAATCCATAGATTGGAAATGCATCTTTCAGGATCAGCTTCTTCGGCTCCAGTATTATCTCCCCGTGGCGAAGAAACTCCGCTGCCGATACACCGAGAATACGAGAGCATTCCAAAGGTAACGCAATGTCCGGCCTGCAGTTTGCACATTTTCCGCAGGAACTATCATCAGGATCATTTAATGCATTACGAAGAAATTTCATCAGGCAGTCCTTGCTGTCGATATATTGCTGGACCTCTTCCCACTCATGTAATCGTTGACCTGTGAGAAAAGCGACTCGTTCCTTATCTATATCATAATTGGATGTTGTCCTGAACCACTTACTTCCTTCCTTTATTACAGGCGCCGGATTATCAACCCGAAGAATTTTTAATACATGCTCGATCTGTGATTGCCTCAAATTGACCTTTCCCTGCAATTCCTGAATAGACAGTCCATCAGAATCATCCAGTATGTTCAATATCTTTTTAACGTGATTTTCATCCGGAAAGGCCGATTTCCAGAAATACTCATGAATTTCATGGTCCTCCTCCCCGGAAAGCAATACCCCGTATGCATGCTTAATTGCCCGGCCTGCCCTGCCTACCTGCTGATAATATGCGACAACTGAGCCGGGAGATTGAAAATGAATTACAAAACCGAGATCAGGCTTGTCGTACCCCATGCCAAGAGCAGTAGTGGCGACAAGGGCTTTCAAATCGTTCCGCAGAAGCCTTTCTTCGAGATTTTTGCGGTATGCGTCTGAATCAGGAAAATCAGGGTGTTCTACATCCGAATGATACGCTGCAGCGACAATTCCGTTCCTTTGAAGCCAGCTCGCCACTATTTCTGCATCGCGTTTCGTGAGGGTATAAACGATGCCGGTTCCGTGTAAGCGAGGAATCTGC
It encodes the following:
- a CDS encoding RecQ family ATP-dependent DNA helicase → MKPVWTKENATKLLRTALDDETAGFRDGQWETIDALIHNRKKILLVERTGWGKSIVYFISAKILRDWGQGPAVIISPLLALMRNQITAAERIGIRAVTINSTNQDEWKSVKDQMLDNQVDVMLISPERLSNDDFIKDILMPVGQRLGLLVIDEAHCISDWGHDFRPDYRRIVSVLQQMPPNMPVLGTTATANNRVILDIKNQLGDILLVRGPLIRESLTLQNIRLKDQAARLAWLAEQIPRLHGTGIVYTLTKRDAEIVASWLQRNGIVAAAYHSDVEHPDFPDSDAYRKNLEERLLRNDLKALVATTALGMGYDKPDLGFVIHFQSPGSVVAYYQQVGRAGRAIKHAYGVLLSGEEDHEIHEYFWKSAFPDENHVKKILNILDDSDGLSIQELQGKVNLRQSQIEHVLKILRVDNPAPVIKEGSKWFRTTSNYDIDKERVAFLTGQRLHEWEEVQQYIDSKDCLMKFLRNALNDPDDSSCGKCANCRPDIALPLECSRILGVSAAEFLRHGEIILEPKKLILKDAFPIYGFHGKFEKQGLASEPGRILARWGDAGWGHVVITNKNAGHFDDILVDAVAKMVSERWRPAPVPLWVTCVPSLIHPELAPDFARRVASKLQIPFLPVIEKIKKNEPQKLKNNRFYQCRNLDGVFEIRNQVPKAPALLVDDIVDSGWTLTVTGALLRKAGCTKVYPLALATTAGR